The genomic interval CAATAATTATTGATGCATTGGCATCAACTGATTATAAAGCCCAACATGATGGACAAGATCTTCAGAATAAAGGGTTGTTAGAAAATGCACTCTTGGCTAAAAATAAGATTCTGACACAGCAGATTGAGCAACTAACTGTacaaatggctaaattgccccaacaattatatgttgttcattCATCTCAAAGCCAAAGTCAGTCAAtcaggtgtgatttttgtggaggtgttcatcctaatggtcactgTTTTTATCAGCACAATTCACCTGAAGTTGAGGATCCATCCATGCTTGAAAGAATGAATAAAGTTGAAGACGCTCTGACAAAGATTGTGAGCGCGCAGGACAATATTGTGAGAGCGTAGGACAATAGCATGGCCATGATTAGGAGTATAGAGATCCAGATGGAACAGCTGACCAAACAAATTGCACAAATTACGGAGGAACAAAGTGGCCAGTTTTTAGTCAATAGGCAAACCAATTCAAAAGAGCATTGCGATAATGTAGtggctgaaaaagaagaaaaagatgagaCAGAGGGGAAGAGAGATGAGAAAGAGAGAAGTGAGgaggaaaaaataaagaagaaaagtgaaaataaggagagaggaatttttgaaaaagatttgtcATATCCTCATTCTCCTTCAAAAAGagagaaggaaagaaaattctttgataaaatgctccctaaaaattattttgcaggaaatttgaagcaagattcaacatttgaaaGATTTCGAAAGAATAAGAGctatattgaagaaaaaaatatagagCTGGAGGATAGATACAATGTCATTATTCAAAAAGGCTTGCCTAAAAAATTCAAGGACCCAGGGAGTTTTAACCTTCCCGTGTCTATAGGTGCTTTATTAGTAGCCAATGCTTTATTGGATTTGGGAGCAAGCGTAAATATAATTCCTTTGGCAATGCTGAAGAAAATAGGTGATTTGGAGATTAAACCCACCAAGATGACTTTAAAGTTAGCTGATCAAGTAACCAAGTATCcatatggtgtggttgaagatgttctcgtcaaggtggataaattcatatttcctgtggattttgttgtgatggatatgaaagaagatgaggaggTTCCCTTGATACTTGGAAGACCCTTTATGAAGACTGCTAGAATCATAGTTGATGTCGACAAAGGAGAACTTCAAGTTAGAACTCAAGATGAGGAGGTAACTTTAAATCTTTTTAA from Phaseolus vulgaris cultivar G19833 chromosome 1, P. vulgaris v2.0, whole genome shotgun sequence carries:
- the LOC137815903 gene encoding uncharacterized protein, whose product is MAMIRSIEIQMEQLTKQIAQITEEQSGQFLVNRQTNSKEHCDNVVAEKEEKDETEGKRDEKERSEEEKIKKKSENKERGIFEKDLSYPHSPSKREKERKFFDKMLPKNYFAGNLKQDSTFERFRKNKSYIEEKNIELEDRYNVIIQKGLPKKFKDPGSFNLPVSIGALLVANALLDLGASVNIIPLAMLKKIGDLEIKPTKMTLKLADQVTKYPYGVVEDVLVKVDKFIFPVDFVVMDMKEDEEVPLILGRPFMKTARIIVDVDKGELQVRTQDEEGKNVYRRMDHRDIPP